Proteins co-encoded in one Sandaracinaceae bacterium genomic window:
- a CDS encoding 23S rRNA (adenine(2503)-C(2))-methyltransferase RlmN yields the protein MDEARVTEGAPAQASIFDTGGLDQLRKALRLHPQHLRAVRNAYLKDFATVQTALASFPEPQRIQLETIVLTQRHDSSLDGASKLLLRTTAGQLTEAVVLRAASGRSTLCVSSQVGCAAACRFCATGSMGVARGLAVDEILGQVVIAGRLLREEGRRLRNVVFMGMGEPFHNETHVTEAIALLVDPAGFNLAPEKVMVSSVGVVDGMLRLAQRFPRVRLALSLHSTRQDVREQLVPLGKRFPLDDLRRGVAALNALQPAPVMLEYLMLAGLTDTDEDLAALLAWSEGLSVHVNLIPYNPIASAPELVGTTMEDCRRFAARLKQAGRTTTVRRSLGGDIEAACGQLVKAQSLLERRGGRTTD from the coding sequence ATGGACGAAGCCCGGGTAACGGAGGGCGCTCCAGCGCAGGCGAGCATCTTTGATACGGGCGGTCTCGACCAGCTGCGCAAGGCGCTGCGACTGCACCCGCAGCACCTCCGTGCCGTTCGAAACGCCTACTTGAAGGACTTTGCCACGGTGCAGACCGCGCTCGCCAGCTTCCCCGAGCCGCAACGTATCCAACTCGAGACCATCGTCCTGACGCAACGACACGACTCGTCGCTGGACGGCGCCTCCAAGCTGCTGCTGCGCACCACCGCTGGGCAGCTCACCGAGGCAGTGGTGCTGCGCGCGGCGAGTGGGCGCTCCACCCTGTGCGTGTCCAGCCAGGTGGGCTGCGCGGCGGCTTGCCGCTTCTGCGCCACAGGCAGCATGGGCGTCGCCCGCGGGCTGGCGGTGGACGAGATCCTGGGGCAGGTGGTCATCGCGGGGCGCCTGTTGCGCGAGGAAGGCCGGCGGCTGCGCAACGTGGTGTTCATGGGCATGGGCGAGCCCTTCCACAACGAGACCCACGTCACCGAGGCCATCGCGCTCTTGGTGGACCCCGCGGGCTTCAACCTGGCGCCCGAGAAGGTCATGGTGTCGAGCGTGGGCGTGGTGGACGGCATGCTGCGCCTGGCCCAACGCTTCCCGCGCGTGCGGCTGGCGCTCAGCCTGCACAGCACCAGGCAAGACGTGCGCGAGCAGCTGGTCCCTCTGGGGAAGCGCTTCCCCTTGGACGACCTGCGGCGCGGCGTGGCGGCGCTCAACGCGCTGCAGCCCGCCCCCGTGATGCTGGAGTACCTGATGCTGGCTGGCCTCACCGACACCGACGAGGATCTGGCAGCGCTGCTCGCGTGGAGCGAGGGGCTGAGCGTCCACGTGAACCTGATCCCCTACAACCCCATCGCGAGCGCGCCCGAGCTGGTGGGCACCACGATGGAGGACTGCCGGCGCTTCGCCGCGCGCCTGAAGCAGGCCGGGCGCACGACCACGGTGCGCCGCAGCCTGGGTGGCGACATCGAAGCGGCGTGTGGTCAGCTGGTGAAGGCGCAGTCGCTGTTGGAGCGGCGAGGCGGGCGAACGACGGACTGA
- a CDS encoding helix-turn-helix transcriptional regulator yields the protein MGRMKKLSVQERQAARVALFEDLDAGRLDLAETVRRMRQVTGMTQGEFAEKVAGVSRLTIAQIERGEGNPTVETLERVGSAFGLRLGFVRAS from the coding sequence ATGGGCCGGATGAAGAAGCTCAGCGTGCAGGAGCGCCAGGCCGCGCGCGTGGCGCTGTTCGAGGACCTCGACGCCGGACGCCTGGACCTCGCGGAGACGGTGCGCCGCATGCGCCAGGTCACGGGCATGACCCAGGGTGAGTTCGCCGAGAAGGTGGCGGGCGTGTCCCGGCTGACCATCGCGCAGATCGAGCGCGGCGAGGGCAACCCCACGGTCGAGACGCTAGAGCGCGTCGGGAGCGCCTTCGGGCTGCGGCTGGGGTTCGTCCGCGCCAGTTGA
- a CDS encoding outer membrane protein transport protein yields the protein MTRQNKMLRAASLGLLLGLLGSASPAQAGGFYFQDRGTRPAGRGFAFVAGADDPQALHYNPAGLAYSGQQLLLDVSFTWFRGEYTRVDSGGNTLPTIDLDTIPLPIPGLAYSHPLSDEFTLGVGLLVPNALLGDYPDGVTADGAPCNPDEDPACQAAPQRYSLYSLAGTALVQLDMALAWRPHPRISFGAGLGVLLGNFNAEVGLSACDNAICAQRENPDFDARASMSLERFWDLAPHVGVIVDLDKLRLGASLRFYPRGIQGTADLRVRLPADPFFEGAAVDGDKARVNIELPVIFRVGAEVRLLDSLRLEGAFVWERWSRQEEISIQPIDVTLTDVTAIGDYAVGALSILRDMNDTISLRLGGELSVLDGRMDLRAGVAFESSGFDNRTLTAMTIDTRKVSLGFGGSIQVTPGFYLDVTYAHVFLQNRTVTNSAVQQPNGIRPPTSGADAVYIGNGRYEWSADMFAVGLRYQFDAGDAPAEPPPAEPEAAPSTGADEPQPQPEGAPDAL from the coding sequence ATGACCCGACAGAACAAGATGCTTCGCGCCGCGAGCCTCGGCCTGCTGCTGGGCCTGCTGGGGAGCGCGTCTCCCGCGCAGGCCGGCGGCTTCTATTTCCAGGACCGCGGCACTCGCCCAGCCGGGCGCGGGTTCGCCTTCGTGGCCGGCGCCGACGACCCGCAGGCGCTGCACTACAACCCGGCGGGCCTGGCCTACTCGGGGCAGCAGCTGCTGCTGGACGTGAGCTTCACGTGGTTCCGCGGCGAGTACACGCGCGTGGACTCGGGCGGCAACACGCTGCCCACCATCGACCTCGACACCATCCCGCTGCCCATCCCGGGCCTGGCCTACAGCCACCCGCTGAGCGACGAGTTCACGCTCGGCGTGGGGCTCCTGGTGCCCAACGCGCTGCTGGGGGACTACCCGGATGGCGTCACGGCGGACGGCGCGCCCTGCAACCCGGACGAGGACCCGGCATGTCAGGCCGCACCGCAGCGCTACTCGCTCTACAGCCTGGCGGGCACGGCGCTGGTGCAGCTGGACATGGCGCTCGCGTGGCGTCCGCACCCGCGCATCTCGTTCGGCGCAGGCCTGGGCGTGCTGCTCGGGAACTTCAACGCCGAGGTGGGCCTGAGCGCCTGCGACAACGCCATCTGCGCGCAGCGTGAGAACCCGGACTTCGACGCGCGCGCCTCCATGTCGCTCGAGCGCTTCTGGGACCTCGCGCCGCACGTGGGCGTCATCGTGGACCTCGACAAGCTGCGCCTCGGGGCTTCGCTGCGCTTCTATCCGCGGGGCATACAAGGCACGGCGGACCTGCGCGTGCGGCTGCCCGCCGACCCGTTCTTCGAGGGCGCTGCGGTGGACGGCGACAAGGCACGCGTGAACATCGAGCTGCCCGTGATCTTCCGGGTGGGCGCCGAGGTGCGCCTGTTGGACAGCCTGCGCCTCGAGGGCGCGTTCGTGTGGGAGCGCTGGTCGCGGCAGGAGGAGATCTCCATCCAGCCCATCGACGTGACGCTCACCGACGTGACCGCCATCGGTGACTACGCCGTGGGCGCGCTCAGCATCCTGCGCGACATGAACGACACCATCTCCCTGCGCCTCGGCGGCGAGCTGAGCGTGCTGGACGGGCGCATGGACCTCCGCGCCGGCGTGGCGTTCGAGAGCTCGGGCTTCGACAACCGCACGCTCACGGCCATGACCATCGACACGCGCAAGGTGTCGCTCGGCTTCGGCGGCAGCATCCAGGTGACCCCGGGCTTCTACCTGGACGTCACCTACGCGCACGTGTTTCTCCAGAACCGCACGGTCACCAACAGCGCGGTGCAGCAGCCCAACGGCATCCGCCCGCCCACGAGCGGGGCCGACGCGGTCTACATCGGCAACGGCCGCTACGAGTGGTCGGCCGACATGTTCGCGGTGGGGCTGCGGTACCAGTTCGACGCGGGGGACGCGCCTGCCGAGCCCCCGCCGGCCGAGCCCGAAGCTGCGCCCTCAACTGGCGCGGACGAACCCCAGCCGCAGCCCGAAGGCGCTCCCGACGCGCTCTAG
- a CDS encoding HipA domain-containing protein — protein MYVQNAFHTGANVLLLGERRDSGAASLLDYDLIYVEQALGARDCRAVSVRHPVTYEHWRCTGFPAFLMDMLPQGEARREVVAKLRRDGLPTSDWHVLQAGARNPVGNLRVSAAVTSTEESLDGVELAEIVARGDAFRAWAESQRIPMTGSSDTGGASPKLLMTADPHGRLHADGALPDARAHQHYILKFPRGRTRQDGAVLANEAPYLEVLRALGLRCGQPLRHVDGTLVVPRFDRRRVGSVVQRLGMESAYSVMGVIEPGARLLFEELAVAFAAVVDDPRADLLELLLRDVAALALGNPDNHGRNTSLLKHADGRVELSPVYDFAPMFLDPDLITRQTRWESERGGPPDWNHVVTGLALRLPAVVPREVTAPALRAFGVRLSTAAQLMREAGVDADVVTRRERAIADTCAALAAVEGG, from the coding sequence GTGTACGTCCAGAACGCCTTTCATACCGGCGCAAACGTCCTCCTGTTGGGTGAGCGGCGGGACTCTGGAGCAGCCAGCCTCCTGGACTACGACCTCATCTACGTGGAGCAGGCGTTGGGGGCTCGTGACTGCCGAGCGGTGTCCGTGCGCCACCCCGTGACCTACGAGCACTGGCGCTGCACAGGTTTCCCCGCGTTCCTGATGGACATGCTGCCGCAGGGCGAGGCGCGGCGCGAGGTGGTGGCCAAGCTGCGGCGAGATGGCCTGCCCACCAGCGACTGGCACGTGCTGCAGGCGGGCGCTCGCAACCCTGTGGGCAACCTGCGCGTCAGCGCCGCCGTCACGTCCACCGAGGAGAGCCTGGACGGGGTCGAGCTCGCCGAGATTGTGGCCCGAGGCGATGCGTTTCGCGCGTGGGCCGAGAGCCAGCGCATCCCCATGACCGGCTCCAGCGACACGGGCGGGGCGTCTCCCAAGCTGCTCATGACGGCGGACCCTCATGGCCGGCTCCACGCCGATGGCGCGCTCCCCGATGCGCGCGCCCACCAGCACTACATCCTCAAGTTCCCACGCGGACGCACGCGTCAAGACGGCGCCGTGCTGGCCAACGAGGCGCCGTACCTGGAGGTGCTGCGCGCGCTCGGCCTGCGCTGCGGGCAGCCGCTGCGTCACGTGGACGGCACGTTGGTGGTGCCGCGCTTCGACCGGCGGCGCGTGGGCTCCGTGGTCCAGCGGCTGGGCATGGAGAGCGCCTACTCCGTGATGGGCGTCATCGAACCAGGGGCCAGGCTCCTGTTCGAAGAGCTCGCGGTGGCCTTCGCGGCCGTGGTGGACGACCCCCGCGCGGACCTCCTCGAGCTGCTGCTGCGCGACGTCGCCGCCCTGGCACTCGGCAACCCCGACAACCACGGGCGCAACACGTCTCTCTTGAAGCACGCCGACGGGCGCGTCGAGCTGTCCCCCGTTTACGACTTTGCGCCCATGTTCCTCGACCCAGACCTCATCACGCGACAGACGCGCTGGGAGTCCGAGCGGGGAGGCCCCCCCGATTGGAATCACGTGGTGACGGGGCTCGCGCTGCGCCTGCCCGCCGTCGTGCCACGCGAGGTCACCGCGCCCGCGCTGCGTGCGTTCGGGGTGCGGCTGAGCACGGCCGCCCAGCTCATGCGGGAGGCCGGCGTGGACGCCGACGTGGTCACGCGCCGTGAGCGGGCCATCGCCGACACCTGCGCCGCGCTCGCCGCGGTGGAAGGAGGCTGA